GGCTGCAGGAGGTGGGTGACTTCGAGGATGTCGCCGGCGATCTGGAGGTCGCTGTCGCTGTTCATGGTGCGGTGGTTCCTCAACGTGAGTGCTGGGGTGTCGCGAGGGAGGGGGGAAGCGATGGAGCGGGAGGAGCTCAGGCGGCTCAGCAGCTCGGGCGGTGAAGCGCCGGAGCGGGCTCAACAGCTGGAAGCGGGAAGGCTCAACAGCTGGAACAGGAACAGAGACAGCGCGCGTGGGCAGCACCGAGGAGCCCGCAGGTGCGGGTCGTCGAGAGTGCCAAGTTTGCGAGCATGCCCACTAGGACAGCGGCTCACACCATCCCTGTCAACTCTATGTCCGGTATGTGGGATATGTTTCACCTCATCCGGTTGTTCTGGAAGGCGAAAGGTTTGTGCACCGTGTTCACGGGACACCCAGGGGATGCATCGCTACGCATGGCACATGAACCGGCGCGTAAACCCCGGCGTGCTCCCGTGACCCGAATGTGATCCCCTTCGCTTCGGTGGACCGGTCGCAACGGGACCGATCTCCGCGACGTCCTTCCCTGGTGAGGGCGGCCGCGGGGCGCCTCGGGATGGGCCATTGGCAAGTGTCAGGGTTATCCCGATTTGAACACTTTCCGCATTACCTTGGTTCCGCAGGGTGAATAAGGGACCCAATAGCAGATCTCGGCTTGACTGGCGCGGATCGGCACACTTGTAATTTCACTCGTGTCGTTCAGCCGAAATCGGTAACGGCAAGCACCACGGGGACGCACAGACAGACGAGGGGCGCACATGACCGAGCTGGTTCAGGAACTGCTGGTCGAGGACGCGGACGAGGAACTCGGCTGGCAGGAGCGCGCGCTGTGCGCCCAGACCGATCCCGAGTCCTTCTTCCCCGAGAAGGGCGGCTCCACGCGTGAGGCCAAGAAGGTCTGCCTCGCCTGTGAGGTTCGTTCGGAATGCCTTGAGTACGCACTGGCGAACGACGAGCGGTTCGGTATCTGGGGCGGTCTTTCGGAGCGGGAACGCCGCCGTCTGAAGAAGGCTGCTGTCTGAACACCGGCCGGTTCGCCCGACCAAACGGCACACACCCCTACGTAAGGAACAGCCCGTCGCCCGTGGGTCATCCACAGGCGGCGGGCTGTTGTGATGCCAGCCGTTAGTGTGGGGCCCCGTCCGAGACGCCCCGGCGCCCCCATGAAGCGCAGGCGTCCACCGCAGTCCATCGAACCGGGGCCCGTACCTCGATGTCCGTGCACAGCCATCCGGCAGCCGCTCACCACGACGCTGCCGCTCCTGAGTTCCCGCGGCACGTCGTCACCGCCGTGATCGTCTCCCACGACGGCGCCCGCTGGCTGCCCGACGCCCTCGCCGGCCTGCTCGGCCAGGACCGCCCGGTGCAGAACGCCGTGGCCGCGGACACCGGCAGCGCGGACGACTCCGCCCGCCTGGTCACCGAGGCACTCGGCCCCGACCGCGTCCTGCACCTGGCCAGGCGCTCCGGCTTCGGCACCGCCGTCGACGAGGCGAACCGCATCGCCGGCGTGCTGACCCCGGAAGAGCTGCCCTATCTGAAGCGCCCCAGCGGCTGGGATCCGGTCAGCCGGTCCTGGCGCGACGACGCCTACGACCTACCCGAACTGCCGCACGGCGAGCCCGAACAGTGGCTGTGGCTGCTGCACGACGACTGCGCGCCCG
This Streptomyces sp. NBC_01283 DNA region includes the following protein-coding sequences:
- a CDS encoding WhiB family transcriptional regulator; the encoded protein is MTELVQELLVEDADEELGWQERALCAQTDPESFFPEKGGSTREAKKVCLACEVRSECLEYALANDERFGIWGGLSERERRRLKKAAV